One window from the genome of Pelobates fuscus isolate aPelFus1 chromosome 13, aPelFus1.pri, whole genome shotgun sequence encodes:
- the LOC134583108 gene encoding mothers against decapentaplegic homolog 6-like isoform X2, producing the protein MFRSRRSVSARQLWRQRCTTPSRGLGEGAPPNPEDLQNALRPTAHQLFKKLKDEQLWQLAEAVESKGRWDCGCVWFPWESRGGKQALAPQVLLCKLYRWPDLRQASELKRLMQCENFWRKGSEGTSICCNPYHFSRLAVPELPTQVPCKVKESLRFVPSDPFSPLNPGSTYSNVRGRHDTTLSRGSYKDGYWCKLAYWEHRTRVGRLYTVSEPSVHIFHDLPKGSGFCLGFLGSETRNETVRRTRMKIGQGITLSHENDGVWVYNRSEHPIFINSPTLAPVNTRGQSVHKLLPGYSIKVFDSEQEVSRCHVLGDGPYDPHSVRISFAKGWGSCYSRQFITSCPCWLEVLLRPPR; encoded by the exons ATGTTCCGTTCTCGTCGGTCTGTCTCTGCTAGGCAGCTTTGGAGGCAGCGCTGTACAACGCCGAGCCGGGGCCTGGGGGAGGGGGCACCCCCCAACCCCGAAGACCTCCAGAATGCCCTGCGGCCTACAGCCCACCAGCTCTTTAAGAAGCTGAAAGATGAGCAGTTATGGCAGCTGGCGGAGGCGGTTGAGAGCAAGGGACGCTGGGATTGCGGCTGTGTCTGGTTCCCATGGGAGTCAAGGGGTGGCAAACAGGCACTGGCACCCCAAGTGTTGCTATGCAAGCTGTATCGCTGGCCAGACCTGAGGCAGGCATCCGAGCTGAAGAGGTTGATGCAATGTGagaatttctggagaaagggcaGTGAAGGAACGTCCATTTGCTGTAATCCGTACCACTTCAGCCGGCTGGCAGTGCCAG AGTTACCTACCCAAGTCCCCTGCAAGGTAAAGGAGAGCCTACGGTTTGTTCCATCCGATCCATTTTCTCCTCTAAACCCAGGGAGCACCTACAGCAATGTCCGAGGCCGACATG ACACCACTTTGTCCCGAGGCTCCTATAAGGATGGATACTGGTGCAAACTGGCATACTGGGAGCACCGGACCCGCGTAGGCCGTCTCTACACTGTGAGTGAGCCATCGGTGCATATCTTCCACGACTTGCCCAAGGGTAGTGGCTTTTGTCTGGGATTCCTGGGCTCTGAAACCCGAAATGAAACCGTAAGACGCACCCGGATGAAGATAGGTCAGGGTATAACCTTAAGCCATGAGAATGATGGGGTTTGGGTTTACAACAGATCCGAGCACCCAATTTTCATCAATTCCCCTACACTGGCTCCTGTAAACACCCGCGGGCAGTCTGTGCACAAGCTGCTCCCAGGATACTCCATCAAAGTCTTTGATTCTGAACAGGAGGTCTCCAGGTGTCATGTTCTGGGGGATGGGCCCTACGACCCTCACAGTGTGCGTATCAGTTTTGCCAAGGGCTGGGGATCATGCTACTCTCGGCAGTTTATCACTTCCTGCCCTTGCTGGCTAGAAGTCCTTCTAAGACCACCGAGATGA
- the LOC134583108 gene encoding mothers against decapentaplegic homolog 6-like isoform X1 codes for MFRSRRSVSARQLWRQRCTTPSRGLGEGAPPNPEDLQNALRPTAHQLFKKLKDEQLWQLAEAVESKGRWDCGCVWFPWESRGGKQALAPQVLLCKLYRWPDLRQASELKRLMQCENFWRKGSEGTSICCNPYHFSRLAVPGLQGKKLPTQVPCKVKESLRFVPSDPFSPLNPGSTYSNVRGRHDTTLSRGSYKDGYWCKLAYWEHRTRVGRLYTVSEPSVHIFHDLPKGSGFCLGFLGSETRNETVRRTRMKIGQGITLSHENDGVWVYNRSEHPIFINSPTLAPVNTRGQSVHKLLPGYSIKVFDSEQEVSRCHVLGDGPYDPHSVRISFAKGWGSCYSRQFITSCPCWLEVLLRPPR; via the exons ATGTTCCGTTCTCGTCGGTCTGTCTCTGCTAGGCAGCTTTGGAGGCAGCGCTGTACAACGCCGAGCCGGGGCCTGGGGGAGGGGGCACCCCCCAACCCCGAAGACCTCCAGAATGCCCTGCGGCCTACAGCCCACCAGCTCTTTAAGAAGCTGAAAGATGAGCAGTTATGGCAGCTGGCGGAGGCGGTTGAGAGCAAGGGACGCTGGGATTGCGGCTGTGTCTGGTTCCCATGGGAGTCAAGGGGTGGCAAACAGGCACTGGCACCCCAAGTGTTGCTATGCAAGCTGTATCGCTGGCCAGACCTGAGGCAGGCATCCGAGCTGAAGAGGTTGATGCAATGTGagaatttctggagaaagggcaGTGAAGGAACGTCCATTTGCTGTAATCCGTACCACTTCAGCCGGCTGGCAGTGCCAGGTTTGCAGGGGAAAA AGTTACCTACCCAAGTCCCCTGCAAGGTAAAGGAGAGCCTACGGTTTGTTCCATCCGATCCATTTTCTCCTCTAAACCCAGGGAGCACCTACAGCAATGTCCGAGGCCGACATG ACACCACTTTGTCCCGAGGCTCCTATAAGGATGGATACTGGTGCAAACTGGCATACTGGGAGCACCGGACCCGCGTAGGCCGTCTCTACACTGTGAGTGAGCCATCGGTGCATATCTTCCACGACTTGCCCAAGGGTAGTGGCTTTTGTCTGGGATTCCTGGGCTCTGAAACCCGAAATGAAACCGTAAGACGCACCCGGATGAAGATAGGTCAGGGTATAACCTTAAGCCATGAGAATGATGGGGTTTGGGTTTACAACAGATCCGAGCACCCAATTTTCATCAATTCCCCTACACTGGCTCCTGTAAACACCCGCGGGCAGTCTGTGCACAAGCTGCTCCCAGGATACTCCATCAAAGTCTTTGATTCTGAACAGGAGGTCTCCAGGTGTCATGTTCTGGGGGATGGGCCCTACGACCCTCACAGTGTGCGTATCAGTTTTGCCAAGGGCTGGGGATCATGCTACTCTCGGCAGTTTATCACTTCCTGCCCTTGCTGGCTAGAAGTCCTTCTAAGACCACCGAGATGA